One window from the genome of Streptomyces sp. WZ-12 encodes:
- the galT gene encoding galactose-1-phosphate uridylyltransferase — translation MKKTTTRLADGRELIYYDAFDATDRSAVDPRPLDPVATASEIRADPLLGDAVAIASHRQGRTYHPPADACPLCPSRAGRHTEIPADSYDVVVFENRFPSLAGDHGRCEVVCFTPDHDASFADLTEEQAALVLDAWTDRTAALSQLPGVAQVFCFENRGAEIGVTLGHPHGQIYAYPFTTPRTARMLDSLAAHRAATGRNLFDDVLARERADGRRLVLDGEHWVAFVPYAAHWPYEVHLYPKRRVPDLLALDGAARTEFPQIYLEVLRRFDRIFGPQADPTPYISAWHQAPVHAADRDQFALHLELFTIRRTPGKLKFLAGSESGMNVFINDVPPEAAADRLREVATTP, via the coding sequence GTGAAGAAGACGACGACCCGGCTCGCGGACGGTCGGGAGCTGATCTACTACGACGCTTTTGACGCCACCGACCGCTCCGCCGTCGACCCCCGCCCGCTCGACCCGGTCGCCACCGCCTCCGAGATCCGCGCGGACCCGCTCCTCGGCGACGCCGTCGCCATCGCCTCGCACCGCCAGGGCCGCACCTACCACCCCCCGGCCGACGCCTGCCCGCTGTGCCCCTCCCGCGCCGGCCGGCACACCGAGATCCCCGCCGACTCCTACGACGTCGTCGTCTTCGAGAACCGCTTCCCCTCCCTGGCGGGCGACCACGGCCGCTGCGAGGTGGTCTGCTTCACCCCCGACCACGACGCCTCGTTCGCCGACCTCACCGAGGAACAGGCCGCCCTGGTCCTGGACGCCTGGACCGACCGCACCGCCGCCCTGTCCCAACTCCCCGGCGTGGCGCAGGTCTTCTGCTTCGAGAACCGCGGCGCCGAGATCGGCGTCACCCTCGGCCACCCGCACGGTCAGATCTACGCCTACCCCTTCACCACCCCCCGCACCGCCCGGATGCTCGACTCCCTCGCCGCCCACCGCGCGGCCACCGGCCGCAACCTCTTCGACGACGTCCTCGCCCGCGAACGCGCCGACGGCCGCCGCCTCGTCCTCGACGGCGAACACTGGGTGGCCTTCGTCCCCTACGCCGCCCACTGGCCCTATGAGGTGCACCTCTATCCCAAGCGCCGGGTCCCCGACCTGCTCGCCCTCGACGGGGCGGCCCGCACAGAATTCCCACAGATCTACCTGGAAGTCTTGCGCCGGTTCGACCGGATCTTCGGCCCGCAAGCGGACCCGACGCCGTACATCTCCGCCTGGCACCAGGCGCCCGTGCACGCCGCGGACCGCGATCAATTCGCCCTCCACCTAGAGCTTTTCACCATCCGCAGGACTCCCGGCAAGCTGAAGTTCCTCGCGGGTTCCGAGTCCGGCATGAACGTGTTCATCAACGACGTGCCGCCGGAAGCCGCGGCCGACCGACTGCGAGAGGTGGCGACCACGCCATGA
- the galE gene encoding UDP-glucose 4-epimerase GalE: MSKYLVTGGAGYVGSVVTQHLLEAGHEVTVLDNLSTGFRAAVPDGAAFIEGDLHDAARYVDDSYRAVLHFAAFSQVGESVAKPEKYWRNNVGGSMALLAAMRDAGVRTLVFSSTAATYGEPVGTPITETAPTAPTSPYGASKLAVDHMISGEAAAHGLAAVSLRYFNVAGAYGSCGERHDPESHLIPLVLQVAQGRREAISVYGADYPTPDGTCVRDYLHVADLAEAHLLALGAALPSPTTTPAGGASRRSIEPGEHLICNLGNGNGFSVREVIETARKVTGHPIPEVTAPRRPGDPAVLVASAHTATTRLGWHPTRPDLAHIVADAWEFANAHSPYGTPSPSGV, translated from the coding sequence ATGAGCAAGTACCTGGTGACCGGCGGGGCGGGCTATGTGGGAAGCGTGGTGACCCAGCACCTGCTGGAGGCCGGCCACGAGGTCACGGTCCTCGACAACCTCTCCACCGGCTTCCGCGCCGCCGTCCCCGACGGCGCCGCGTTCATCGAGGGCGACCTCCACGACGCCGCCCGCTACGTGGACGACTCCTACCGCGCCGTCCTGCACTTCGCCGCGTTCTCCCAGGTCGGCGAGTCCGTCGCCAAGCCCGAGAAGTACTGGCGGAACAACGTCGGCGGCAGCATGGCCCTGCTGGCCGCGATGCGCGACGCCGGCGTGCGCACCCTCGTCTTCTCCTCCACCGCCGCCACCTACGGCGAACCGGTCGGCACCCCGATCACCGAGACCGCCCCCACCGCCCCCACCTCCCCCTACGGCGCCAGCAAGCTGGCCGTCGACCACATGATCAGCGGCGAGGCCGCCGCCCACGGCCTGGCCGCCGTCTCGCTGCGCTACTTCAACGTCGCCGGCGCGTACGGCAGTTGCGGCGAGCGCCACGACCCGGAGTCGCACCTCATCCCGCTCGTCCTCCAGGTCGCCCAGGGCCGCCGCGAGGCGATCTCCGTCTACGGCGCGGACTACCCCACCCCCGACGGCACCTGCGTCCGCGACTACCTCCACGTCGCCGACCTCGCCGAGGCCCACCTCCTCGCCCTCGGAGCGGCCCTCCCGTCTCCCACCACCACCCCGGCAGGAGGCGCTTCGCGCCGCAGCATCGAACCCGGCGAACACCTGATCTGCAACCTCGGCAACGGCAACGGCTTCTCCGTCCGCGAGGTCATCGAGACCGCCCGCAAGGTCACCGGCCACCCGATCCCCGAGGTCACCGCCCCCCGCCGCCCCGGTGACCCCGCCGTCCTGGTCGCCTCCGCCCACACCGCCACCACTCGCCTCGGCTGGCACCCCACCCGCCCCGACCTCGCCCACATCGTGGCGGATGCCTGGGAGTTCGCCAACGCACACAGCCCGTACGGCACCCCCAGCCCGTCCGGCGTTTGA
- the galK gene encoding galactokinase: MTDTAHSAAHTAAVFRQEYGAAPAGVWAAPGRVNLIGEHTDYNAGFVMPLALPHTTLAAAAPRTDGLLRLTSDGALGGTVELRLDDLRRTPDAGWAAYPAGVAWALREAGHRIGGADLYFTSTVPLGAGLSSSAALEVATALALDDLHGLGLPRPELALLAQRAENAFVGVPCGIMDQTAAACCTAGHALFLDTRDLTHRHVPFDSAAAGLRLLVVDTRVRHQLGDGAYAERRAGCERGARALGVRALRDVPVALLPEALAKLADDPVVRDLVRHVVTENDRVEQAVAHLDAGRPRAIGPVLTAGHTSLRDDFKVSCPELDLAVEVADAAGALGARMTGGGFGGSALVLVEEAAAEPVTEALRSAFATAGHTPPRIFPAVPGAGARRLTP; the protein is encoded by the coding sequence GTGACAGACACGGCGCACAGCGCAGCCCACACCGCGGCGGTCTTCCGCCAGGAATACGGGGCGGCCCCCGCCGGGGTATGGGCCGCCCCCGGCCGCGTCAACCTCATCGGTGAACACACCGACTACAACGCCGGCTTCGTGATGCCCCTGGCTCTCCCGCACACCACCCTCGCCGCCGCCGCACCCCGCACCGACGGGCTGCTCCGGCTGACCTCCGACGGTGCCCTGGGCGGCACCGTCGAGCTGCGCCTGGACGACCTGCGCCGCACCCCGGACGCCGGCTGGGCCGCCTACCCCGCCGGCGTCGCCTGGGCGTTGCGGGAGGCGGGCCACCGGATCGGCGGCGCGGACCTGTACTTCACCAGCACCGTCCCGCTCGGCGCCGGACTCTCCTCCTCCGCCGCCCTCGAAGTCGCCACCGCCCTGGCCCTGGACGACCTCCACGGCCTGGGCCTGCCCCGCCCCGAACTGGCCTTGCTGGCCCAGCGCGCGGAGAACGCCTTCGTCGGCGTGCCCTGCGGAATCATGGACCAGACCGCCGCGGCCTGCTGCACCGCCGGCCACGCCCTCTTCCTCGACACCCGCGACCTCACCCACCGCCACGTCCCGTTCGATTCGGCGGCCGCGGGGCTGCGCCTCCTGGTCGTCGACACCCGCGTCCGGCACCAACTCGGCGACGGCGCATACGCCGAGCGGCGCGCCGGATGCGAACGGGGCGCGCGGGCGCTCGGAGTGCGCGCCCTGCGTGACGTCCCCGTCGCGCTTCTGCCCGAGGCCCTGGCGAAGCTGGCGGACGACCCGGTCGTGCGGGACCTGGTCCGGCACGTCGTCACCGAGAACGACCGCGTCGAGCAGGCCGTCGCCCACCTCGACGCCGGCCGCCCCCGCGCCATCGGCCCCGTCCTCACCGCCGGACACACCTCCCTCCGCGACGACTTCAAGGTCTCCTGCCCCGAACTCGATCTCGCCGTCGAGGTCGCCGACGCGGCCGGCGCGCTGGGCGCCCGGATGACCGGCGGCGGCTTCGGCGGCTCCGCGCTGGTCCTGGTCGAGGAGGCCGCCGCGGAGCCGGTCACCGAGGCGCTGCGCTCCGCGTTCGCGACCGCCGGCCACACCCCGCCGCGGATCTTCCCGGCCGTCCCCGGCGCCGGCGCCCGTCGCCTCACGCCCTGA
- a CDS encoding response regulator transcription factor: MQRIRVLVVDDHRIFAESLAAALAAEVDVDVAAAGSAPAALRTLERAAADGRRFDVLLADADLAAPLMAVPPQGPARDGPPREGPPRGHPLDGIALVSGLRNSHPYLRTVVLADRDDPRRAAAALLAGASGWVAKDSSLSRLLAVIRGVLRDETHLPPALLTGVLRELTAARKHRTESERLVESLTPREREVLRCMVAGLGRKAVAERLFLSPHTVRTHMQNVLGKLGVHSTLAAVALARRAGVGPADLEPATAGPLTMP, from the coding sequence GTGCAACGAATCCGGGTCCTGGTGGTGGACGACCACCGCATCTTCGCCGAATCCCTGGCGGCCGCCCTGGCCGCGGAAGTGGATGTGGACGTCGCCGCCGCGGGCAGTGCCCCGGCGGCGCTCCGCACACTCGAAAGGGCCGCCGCCGACGGCCGACGCTTCGACGTCCTGCTCGCCGACGCCGACCTCGCCGCGCCGCTGATGGCGGTGCCGCCCCAGGGCCCGGCCCGCGACGGCCCGCCCCGCGAGGGCCCGCCCCGCGGCCACCCGCTCGACGGCATCGCGCTCGTCTCCGGACTGCGCAACAGCCATCCGTACCTGCGCACCGTGGTCCTCGCCGACCGGGACGACCCGCGCCGGGCCGCCGCGGCCCTGCTGGCCGGCGCCTCCGGGTGGGTCGCCAAGGACTCCTCGCTCTCCCGGCTGCTCGCCGTCATCCGCGGGGTGCTGCGCGATGAGACGCATCTGCCGCCGGCGCTGCTCACCGGCGTGCTGCGGGAGTTGACCGCGGCCCGCAAACACCGCACCGAGAGCGAGCGGTTGGTGGAGTCGCTGACCCCGCGCGAACGCGAGGTGCTGCGCTGCATGGTCGCGGGCCTGGGGCGCAAGGCCGTCGCCGAACGGCTCTTCCTCTCCCCGCACACCGTCCGCACCCACATGCAGAACGTGCTCGGCAAGCTGGGTGTGCACTCCACCCTCGCCGCGGTCGCCCTGGCCCGCCGCGCCGGCGTCGGCCCCGCCGACCTCGAACCGGCCACGGCGGGACCGCTCACCATGCCCTAG
- a CDS encoding IS982 family transposase, whose translation MTTNLDALLAALYVFIDDHVAPRRRIGRPPKLTDAELLCLAVAQVLLGFPSARQWIRFVHARLGHLFRYLPQQSAYNKRLNAAGPLISAVIQALARQVPTWHDNLRLIDSTPLPCAASRETVKRSDLAGHAGYGYCASHSRFFWGLRLYLLTTAEGMPVSWCLANPKLGERQVMTALLERDHHLMRSGQVILADKGFAGREFEAFLEERLGVHLVRPDLKNEPVRHGRLAHVRQWIEAVFDTLKGQLSLEQHGGRTPAGVFARTGQRLLALATAIWHNWNTNAPAKRSLIAYDH comes from the coding sequence GTGACGACAAACCTGGACGCCCTTCTGGCTGCACTGTACGTGTTCATCGATGACCATGTGGCCCCTCGTCGCCGGATCGGGCGACCCCCGAAACTGACAGACGCCGAACTGCTGTGCCTGGCCGTCGCCCAGGTCCTACTGGGCTTTCCCTCGGCCCGGCAATGGATCCGCTTCGTACACGCCCGACTGGGACACCTCTTTCGCTACCTGCCCCAGCAATCCGCCTACAACAAGCGCCTGAACGCCGCCGGCCCACTGATCTCGGCCGTGATCCAGGCACTGGCCAGGCAGGTGCCCACCTGGCACGACAACCTGCGGCTGATCGACTCCACACCACTGCCGTGCGCCGCCTCCCGCGAGACAGTCAAACGCTCCGACCTGGCAGGGCACGCCGGATACGGCTACTGCGCGAGCCATTCTCGCTTCTTCTGGGGATTGCGGCTCTACCTGCTGACCACAGCCGAGGGCATGCCGGTGTCCTGGTGCCTGGCCAACCCCAAACTCGGCGAACGCCAGGTGATGACCGCGCTGCTGGAACGCGACCACCACCTCATGCGCTCCGGTCAAGTGATTCTTGCGGACAAGGGCTTCGCCGGGCGGGAGTTCGAGGCGTTCCTCGAAGAGCGCCTGGGCGTCCATCTGGTGCGGCCGGACCTGAAGAACGAGCCTGTCCGGCATGGACGCCTGGCCCACGTCCGCCAGTGGATCGAGGCGGTATTCGACACCCTCAAAGGCCAGCTCAGCCTCGAACAACACGGAGGCCGGACACCCGCTGGTGTCTTCGCCCGCACCGGCCAACGACTCCTCGCCCTGGCCACGGCGATCTGGCACAACTGGAACACCAACGCCCCAGCCAAGCGATCACTGATCGCCTATGACCACTGA
- a CDS encoding beta-galactosidase: MGIRFGGDYNPEQWPEEVWAEDLALMKAAGVTMVTVGIFSWARVEPRPGAWDFAWFDRVLDGLAGAGIGVCLATMTASPPPWLSHAHPEVLPQDAQGRRRWPGARQHYCPSSPVYRAYAVRLVEELAARYAGHPALAMWHVGNEYGCHTRQCYCDVSAEDFRRWLRERYGSVAALNDAWSTAFWSQGYGDFAEVLPPRAAPTFPNPAQQLDYLRFSDQALRECYLTEREVLTRVTPGVPVTTNLMPQHKPVDAFGWAPSMDVMALDFYQDPHAADDHVRAAYVFDLMRSARGGQPWLLLEQAPGAVNWRPRNGPKPPGAMRLWSWQAVAQGADAVLFFQWRQSRGGAEKFHSAMVPHGGPQTRIFREVCELGRELAAVPGIEGTRSRASVALLADWQSWWALELDSRPSTALDHARIALDHYRPLFEAGVACDVVPPQAELADYPMVVVPNLYLLTARDAARLTAYVRDGGRLVVSFFSGIVDACDRVHPGAYPAVLREVLGLRVAEFWPLAEGRSVAVGDGALAGRADLWSEEIVLEGATAVARFVDGELAGGPAVTRHAYGRGEAWYVGTRLEPALLRALLDGVRAAAGVVPVLPGLPAGVQAAVREGAGGRYLFLLNHGSRAVHVALPEPLVDAREPRAAAVTRVALAARGVAVLTGPGRDGDGDDAVA; the protein is encoded by the coding sequence ATGGGCATCCGATTCGGCGGCGACTACAACCCCGAGCAGTGGCCCGAGGAGGTGTGGGCCGAGGACCTGGCGCTGATGAAGGCGGCCGGCGTCACCATGGTCACGGTCGGCATCTTCTCCTGGGCCAGGGTCGAACCGCGGCCGGGGGCATGGGACTTCGCGTGGTTCGACCGGGTGCTGGACGGGCTGGCCGGCGCCGGGATCGGGGTGTGCCTGGCGACCATGACCGCGTCGCCGCCGCCGTGGCTGAGCCACGCGCACCCGGAGGTCCTGCCGCAGGACGCACAGGGGCGGCGGCGCTGGCCGGGCGCGCGGCAGCACTACTGCCCCTCCAGCCCCGTCTACCGGGCGTACGCGGTGCGGCTGGTGGAGGAGTTGGCGGCCCGGTACGCGGGCCATCCGGCGCTGGCGATGTGGCACGTGGGCAACGAGTACGGGTGCCACACCCGGCAGTGCTACTGCGACGTGTCCGCGGAGGACTTCCGGCGGTGGCTGCGGGAGCGCTACGGGAGCGTGGCGGCGCTCAACGACGCCTGGTCGACGGCGTTCTGGTCGCAGGGCTACGGGGACTTCGCTGAGGTGCTGCCGCCGCGGGCCGCGCCGACCTTCCCCAACCCGGCGCAGCAACTGGACTACCTGCGGTTCAGCGATCAGGCGCTGCGGGAGTGCTACCTGACCGAGCGGGAGGTGCTCACCCGGGTGACGCCGGGGGTGCCGGTGACGACGAACCTGATGCCGCAGCACAAGCCGGTGGACGCGTTCGGCTGGGCGCCGTCGATGGACGTGATGGCGCTGGACTTCTACCAGGACCCGCACGCGGCGGACGACCACGTCCGCGCGGCCTATGTCTTCGACCTGATGCGCTCGGCGCGGGGCGGGCAGCCGTGGCTGCTGTTGGAGCAGGCGCCGGGGGCGGTCAACTGGCGGCCGCGGAACGGGCCGAAGCCGCCCGGGGCGATGCGGCTGTGGAGCTGGCAGGCGGTGGCGCAGGGCGCGGACGCGGTGCTGTTCTTCCAGTGGCGGCAGTCGCGCGGCGGGGCGGAGAAGTTCCACTCGGCGATGGTGCCGCACGGCGGCCCCCAGACCCGGATCTTCCGGGAAGTGTGCGAGCTGGGCCGGGAGTTGGCGGCGGTGCCGGGGATCGAGGGGACCAGGTCGCGGGCGTCGGTGGCGCTGCTGGCGGACTGGCAGAGCTGGTGGGCGCTGGAGCTGGACTCCCGGCCGTCCACCGCGCTGGACCACGCGCGGATCGCGCTGGACCACTACCGGCCGCTCTTCGAGGCGGGGGTGGCGTGCGACGTGGTGCCGCCGCAGGCGGAGCTCGCCGACTACCCGATGGTGGTGGTGCCGAACCTCTACCTGCTGACCGCCCGGGACGCGGCGCGGCTGACGGCGTACGTGCGGGACGGCGGGCGGCTGGTGGTGTCGTTCTTCTCGGGCATCGTCGACGCCTGCGACCGGGTGCACCCGGGGGCCTATCCGGCGGTGCTGCGCGAGGTGTTGGGGCTGCGGGTGGCGGAGTTCTGGCCGCTGGCCGAGGGGCGGTCGGTGGCGGTCGGCGACGGGGCGCTGGCCGGGCGGGCGGACCTGTGGTCCGAGGAGATCGTGCTGGAGGGGGCGACGGCGGTGGCACGTTTCGTCGACGGCGAGCTGGCCGGCGGGCCGGCGGTGACCCGGCACGCGTACGGCCGGGGCGAGGCGTGGTACGTGGGCACCCGGCTGGAACCGGCGCTGCTGCGGGCCCTGTTGGACGGGGTGCGGGCGGCCGCCGGGGTGGTGCCGGTGCTGCCCGGGCTGCCGGCGGGGGTGCAGGCGGCGGTGCGGGAGGGCGCCGGCGGCCGGTACCTGTTCCTGCTCAACCACGGGAGCCGGGCGGTTCACGTGGCGCTGCCGGAGCCGCTGGTGGACGCGCGGGAGCCCCGGGCGGCGGCGGTGACGCGGGTGGCGCTGGCCGCCCGGGGGGTGGCGGTGCTGACCGGGCCGGGACGGGACGGCGACGGGGACGACGCGGTGGCGTGA
- a CDS encoding SDR family NAD(P)-dependent oxidoreductase produces the protein MSHQETVGRRFVRRTVLVTGAAGGIGAATAHRLAVEGAAVLLLDIDDARGERTARRIRAAGGRASYAHCDVAVEDDWRRAVEAARTRYGPVDGLVSNAYLPHVAPADRTSPAEWDRQLAVNLTGAFLGVRAALEDLRARGGAVVLTSSVHALVGLPGRPAYAASKAGLTGLGRQLAVEYGPAVRVNCVLPGPVETAAWDGIDEERRRASAAQTAAGRLGRPEEVAAAIAFLLSGEASFVTGASLVVDGGWSVYKDSS, from the coding sequence ATGAGCCACCAGGAGACCGTGGGGCGACGGTTCGTTCGGCGGACGGTGCTGGTCACCGGCGCCGCCGGCGGCATCGGAGCGGCGACCGCGCACCGGCTGGCGGTCGAGGGCGCCGCGGTGCTGCTGCTGGACATCGACGACGCCCGCGGGGAGCGCACCGCGAGACGGATCCGGGCGGCCGGCGGCCGGGCCTCGTACGCGCACTGCGACGTGGCCGTCGAGGACGACTGGCGGCGCGCGGTCGAGGCGGCGCGCACCCGGTACGGGCCGGTGGACGGGCTGGTCTCCAACGCGTATCTGCCGCATGTGGCGCCGGCCGACCGGACCTCGCCGGCGGAGTGGGACCGGCAGTTGGCGGTGAACCTGACCGGGGCGTTTCTGGGCGTGCGGGCCGCATTGGAGGATCTGCGGGCGCGCGGGGGCGCGGTGGTGCTCACGTCGTCGGTGCACGCGCTGGTGGGGCTGCCGGGCCGGCCGGCCTACGCGGCGTCGAAGGCCGGACTGACCGGGCTCGGGCGGCAGTTGGCGGTGGAGTACGGGCCGGCGGTGCGGGTCAACTGCGTGCTGCCGGGGCCGGTGGAGACCGCCGCGTGGGACGGCATCGACGAGGAGCGGCGGCGGGCCAGCGCGGCACAGACGGCGGCCGGGCGGCTGGGGCGGCCCGAGGAGGTCGCGGCGGCCATCGCGTTCCTGCTGTCCGGTGAGGCGTCGTTCGTCACCGGGGCGAGTCTGGTGGTCGACGGCGGGTGGAGCGTGTACAAGGACTCCTCGTGA
- a CDS encoding MarR family winged helix-turn-helix transcriptional regulator yields the protein MEDEVDRLVAAWRRERPDLDVEPLEVLSRVSRLARHLDRARRLAFAEVGLEPWEFDVLTALRRAGAPYQLSPGALLTQTLVTSGTMTNRIDRLAKKELVERLPDPSDRRGVLVRLTAKGRDKADESLAGLLTQERAILAELSRQQRQELAGLLRRLTGPFDNVPV from the coding sequence ATGGAGGACGAGGTCGATCGACTGGTCGCAGCATGGCGCCGCGAGCGCCCGGACCTCGACGTGGAGCCGCTTGAGGTGCTCAGCCGCGTCTCCAGGCTGGCCAGACACCTCGACCGGGCCCGCCGTCTCGCGTTCGCCGAGGTCGGGTTGGAGCCCTGGGAATTCGATGTGCTCACCGCGCTGCGACGCGCCGGCGCCCCGTACCAACTCTCCCCCGGCGCCCTCTTGACCCAGACACTGGTCACCTCCGGCACGATGACCAACCGCATCGACCGGCTCGCCAAGAAGGAACTGGTCGAGCGGCTGCCGGACCCCAGCGACCGGCGAGGAGTGCTGGTCAGGCTCACGGCCAAGGGTCGAGACAAGGCCGATGAGTCGCTGGCCGGGCTGCTCACACAGGAGCGCGCAATCTTGGCCGAACTGTCACGACAGCAACGTCAGGAATTGGCCGGTCTTCTGCGTCGGTTGACCGGACCGTTTGACAACGTGCCGGTTTAG
- a CDS encoding trans-aconitate 2-methyltransferase has protein sequence MHDAPTWDPQQYLHHSGHRTRPFHDLIARIPQLPRPDRPARIADLGCGPGNVTVQLADRWPDAHITGFDNSPDMLKEAETYAGPTPGGGHLDFATADATDWIPEEPYDLIVSNAALQWVPNHPESFARWIDALTPGGTFAFQVPGNFTSPSHALLGELCDSPQWRDRLTSHGRRFVHILDPADYLTRLTDLGCTVDAWETTYVQLLQGDDPVLDWVKGTALRPVLTALENDPEAREVFLTQYRDALRRAYPTGPHGTVFPFRRIFAVARKPAGR, from the coding sequence ATGCACGACGCACCAACGTGGGACCCACAGCAGTACCTCCACCACTCCGGACATCGCACCCGCCCCTTCCACGACCTGATCGCCCGGATACCACAACTCCCGCGCCCCGACCGCCCCGCCCGCATCGCCGACCTCGGCTGCGGCCCCGGCAACGTCACCGTCCAACTCGCCGACCGCTGGCCCGACGCCCACATCACCGGCTTCGACAACTCCCCGGACATGCTCAAGGAGGCCGAGACCTACGCGGGCCCGACCCCCGGCGGCGGCCACCTCGACTTCGCCACCGCCGACGCCACCGACTGGATCCCCGAAGAGCCCTACGACCTGATCGTCTCCAACGCGGCCCTGCAATGGGTCCCCAACCACCCCGAATCCTTCGCCCGTTGGATCGACGCGCTCACCCCCGGCGGCACCTTCGCCTTCCAAGTCCCCGGCAACTTCACCTCGCCCAGTCACGCCCTCCTCGGCGAACTGTGTGACTCCCCCCAGTGGCGCGACCGCCTCACCAGTCACGGCCGCCGCTTCGTCCACATCCTCGACCCCGCCGACTACCTCACCCGCCTCACCGACCTGGGCTGCACCGTCGACGCCTGGGAGACCACCTACGTCCAACTCCTCCAGGGCGACGACCCGGTCCTCGACTGGGTCAAGGGCACGGCCCTCCGCCCCGTCCTCACCGCCCTGGAGAACGACCCGGAGGCCCGCGAGGTCTTCCTCACCCAATACCGCGACGCACTCCGCCGCGCCTACCCCACCGGCCCGCACGGCACGGTCTTCCCGTTCCGCCGCATCTTCGCGGTGGCCCGGAAGCCCGCCGGCCGATAG
- a CDS encoding TetR family transcriptional regulator, protein MAIDSSANNGSKRKSSGGSAPSSSGTRRARRVRMTGAERREQLLDIGRTLFAERGYEGTSVEEIAAKAGVSKPVVYEHFGGKEGLYAVVVDREMRQLLDMVTGALTAGHPRELLEQAAFALLDYIETFTDGFRILVRDSPVAQSTGTFASLISDIATQVEDILGLEFKARGFDPKLAPLYAQALVGMVALTGQWWVDTRKPKKAEVAAHLVNLAWHGLGNLEARPRLIGHRKS, encoded by the coding sequence GTGGCGATCGACAGCAGCGCGAACAACGGCAGTAAGAGGAAGTCCTCGGGGGGCTCCGCACCCTCGTCCTCGGGCACCCGGCGGGCCCGCCGGGTGCGGATGACCGGTGCGGAGCGCCGTGAGCAGTTGCTGGACATCGGCCGCACGCTGTTCGCCGAGCGCGGCTACGAGGGCACGTCGGTGGAGGAGATCGCGGCGAAGGCCGGGGTCTCCAAGCCGGTGGTCTACGAGCACTTCGGCGGCAAGGAGGGGCTGTACGCGGTGGTCGTGGACCGCGAGATGCGGCAGCTCCTGGACATGGTGACCGGCGCGCTGACCGCCGGTCACCCGCGCGAGCTCCTGGAGCAGGCGGCGTTCGCGCTGCTCGACTACATCGAGACGTTCACGGACGGCTTCCGGATCCTGGTGCGGGACTCGCCGGTCGCGCAGTCGACGGGCACCTTCGCGTCGCTGATCAGCGATATCGCCACGCAGGTCGAGGACATCCTGGGCCTGGAGTTCAAGGCCCGGGGCTTCGATCCGAAGCTGGCGCCGCTGTATGCGCAGGCGCTGGTGGGGATGGTGGCGTTGACGGGGCAGTGGTGGGTCGACACCCGTAAGCCGAAGAAGGCGGAGGTGGCGGCGCACTTGGTGAATCTGGCGTGGCACGGGTTGGGGAATCTGGAGGCTCGGCCTCGGTTGATAGGGCATCGGAAGAGTTAG